The sequence TCCAAGTTCTCGAGGTGGTAGCGGACGTTCTGGATCGAGGAGTCGATGGCCTCGGCGACGTCGCTGGGCGTCGCGGGCTCCTCGTCGAGGCGCGCGTAGATCCGGCGGGCCGTCGTCGAGGAGAGCGCGCTGAACACCGCGTCGGCGTCTTCACCCTCGAGACCGACGATGCGCGGCTGGCCCTCGGTTTCGGCGGGTTCGGAGCGAAACGGGAACAGCCGGGCCATGTGGTTCGCTTCGTACTCGCGCGGCGATTACTATACGTTTTGTCCTGTCTGAAAGAGCGATTTTACCTTCGGATAACCAGTGACTTGCGCTGTCAAAGAGCGATTTGAGTCTGAAACGGTCGGCGGAGAGCGCTCTCGAGGAGTCGATAACGAAACGTCTTCAATCGCGACGGTTGAAGGGAAACTGTTACCAACGTCGGGCCGAACACCCGGATATGCGTCGACTGCAACTCCTGGGGTGGATCACGGTCGGGACCAGCCTCTGTGCGCTGGCGGTCCCGTGGTTCCTCTGGGGCGATTCGACGGTCGTCGCCGGCCTGCCGCTGTGGCTCTGGTGGCACGTCGGCTGGATGTGGCTCGCGTCCGTCGTCTTCTGGACATTCGCTCAGCGGGCATGGGGTATCGGCATCGAACCCGGGCGCGAGGGCGACTCGAGCGACGCGAGCGGGTCGGAACCTTCGGGTCTCGAGCACGGAAATCGCTCGTCGCGGCCGGCAACGGGAGGTGACCGGCCGTGAGCGTCGCCTTACAGCTTGGGATCATCGTCGGCTACCTGCTGCTGGCGTTGGCGGTCGGACTGGTCGCCTACCGACTGACCGACCGGACGGCGGAGGACTTCTACCTAGCGAGTCGGACGCTGGGAACGGTCGTCCTGCTCTTTACGACCTTCGCGACGCTGCTGTCGGCGTTTACCTTCTTCGCCGGTCCGAACATCGCCTACGCGCAGGGTCCCGAGTGGATCCTCGTCATGGGGCTAATGGACGGGATCATCTTCGCCGTCCTCTGGTATGTCATCGGCTACAAGCAGTGGCTGCTCGGCCGCCAGTACGGCTACGTCACGCTCGGCGAGATGCTCGGCGACCGCTTCGGGTCGAAACGACTCCGCGGGCTGATCGCCGGTATCAGTTTGTTGTACCTTTTCCCGTACGTGATGCTCCAGCAGGTCGGCGCCGGGACCGCCCTCGAGGCGCTCACCGAAGGCGCCGTTCCCTATGCCGCCGGTTCAGGGCTGATCACCGCGTTCATGATCCTCTATGTCGTCGTCGCCGGGATGCGCGGGATCGCCTGGACTGACACCCTGCAGGGTGCGTTCATGCTCGTCACGACGTGGGTCGCGACGATCTGGGTGCTCGCCGCCGTCGGCGGTCCCGGCGCCGCGACCGAAGCGATCGCCTCGAGCGAGGCGACGAGCGGGTTCCTCTCGCTGGGTAGCGCCTACTACACGCCCCAGTGGATGCTCTCGACGGCGATCACGATCGGCTTCGGCGTCGCGATGTTCCCGCAGGTCAATCAGCGCTTTTTCGCCGCGGGCTCGAAGACGGTGCTCAAACGCTCGTTCGCCCTCTGGCCGATCCTCTGCGTTCTGCTGTTCGTCCCCTCGTTCATGCTCGGCGCGTGGGCCGCCGGCCTCGAGTTGACGGTGCCGGAGGGCGGTAACGTGCTCCCAATCGTGCTCGCCGAGTACACGCCCGTCTGGTTCGCTGCGCTCGTCATTGCCGGCGCGATGGCGGCGATGATGTCCTCTTCGGACTCGATGCTGCTGTCGGGCTCGTCCTATTTCACGCGGGACCTATGTCGCCCGATCCTCGCGTTCTTCGGACGGGCGCTCTCCGAGCGAGGCGAGGATCTGATCGCCCGCATCGGCGTCGTGGTCTTCGCCAGTGCGGCCTTCCTCGCGAGCCTCTGGAACCCCGCGACGCTGTTCGAACTCGGCGACGCCGCCTTCAGCGGGTTCGCACAGCTCGCCCTCCCCGTACTCGTGGCTCTCTACTGGCGCCGGACGACTCGAGCCGGGATCACCGCCGGAATCCTCGCCAGTCAGACGTTCTACCTCTTATGTCTCTTTCTCTCGGTCGTTCCCAGCAGTTACGCCGGCTGGACGGCCGGCATCGTCGGCATGGGCGTCGGACTGCTCGTCACCGTCGCCGTCTCGCTGGTGACGACGCCCGCGGCCGCCGAGCGGCGGGCGCTCTATTTCGAGCGGCTGGGTGCGGACTGAACGGCCGTCCGTCCGCCCGACCCCGTCGCAACTGGTTTCTCGTGACTCCCTTGCCACTGGCACCGGGATTTTGTAGTTCGTCGCCCTGGGTACGCGCATGGACCTCGAACTCGACGGGAACAGCGCACTGGTGACGGCCTCCTCGAGCGGGCTCGGCTTCGCGAGCGCCGAGACCCTCGCCGCGGAGGGCGCGAACGTGATGATCTGCGGGCGCGACGAGGAGCGCCTCGAGGAGGCCCGCGAGAAACTCGCCGACACGGGCGACGGCGAGGTCCGGGCGACGCCGACCGACCTCACGGACCCCGACGAGGTCTCCCATCTCGTCAGCGAGACGGTCGACGCCTTCGGCGGGATTGACCACCTCGTCACCTCCTCGGGCGGCCCGCCGAGCACCACCTTCCTCGAGACCGACGAACAGGACTGGTACCAGGCCTACGACCTGCTGGTGATGAGCGTCGTCTGGACGATCGAGAACGCCCACGAGCACCTCCTCGAGTCCGAACACGGCACGATCACCTGCATCACGTCCCGGACGGTCCGCGAGGTAGCCGACGGCCTCCTGCTGTCGAACTCCGTACGCCGGGGCGTGATCGGCCTCGTCAAGACCGTCTCGCGGGAGTTCGCACCCGAAATTCGCGCGAACGCGGTTCTCCCGGGAACGATCGAGACGCCCCGTATCGAGGAGCTCATCGAGGCGAACATCGAGCGCGGTGTCTACGAGGACTACGAGGAGGGGCTAGCGGACATGTCGAGCGACATCCCGATGGACCGCCTCGGCGAGCCCCGCGAACTGGGCGACGTCGTGGCGCTGCTCTCGAGTCCTCGCGGGAGTTTCGTCAACGGTGTCGCGCTCCCGATCGACGGCGGGCTGTTGCGGAGCTAGTCGTACCCGACAGCGTTCGACCGTTTCCGAACGGGTTTCAACAGCCTGGGAGATGTAGGCTATTCAGTGGCGTGCGCTGTCGAGAGTCTGAGTGATAGCGAAGACTCTCGACGAAACTGCGCGAGGGATGAGCGAACGACTGAAAGGAGTGAGCGTTAGCGCGGGACCGCTGGTCCCGCGAACCATCCGAACGGGTGCTTCGCACCCGTGAGGAGAAATCAGTTGGGGAGGGTGTGGCAATCCCCGTTGCCAGAATCAGCAGACCACTCGTGTTCGTTCCCACTCTCGAGTCGAGGGCATTTCCTGTTCTTCGGAGCGCTCCGTTCGCCATTCTCACCGCCGAGTCCGTAGCATCGATCGACGGCTGGATACGAGGAATTGTGAGAGGCTTCTTGCGATGGGAGTCGTCGCCGAATTCGTCACTCGAACCGCGCCTCGAGCAGCCGTTCGACGTACTTCGCGAGCACGTCGACCTCGAGGTGGACCCGATCGCCGACCGATTTCTCGGAGAGCGTCGTGAGGTCGTAGGTCGTCGGGATGATGGCGACGGTCACCCGACCTGCGGCCTCGGCGGCTTCACCGCCTCGGTCTCGTTGCGTCTTCGACGCAACGCCTTCGTCTAGGTCGGCGACGGTGAGACTGATCCCGTCGAGCGTGATCGACCCCTTCTCGACGACGTACTTCGCGTACCCCTCGGGCAGTTCGAACTCGAAGAACCAGTCCTCTTCTACGGACTCGATTTCCGTCACCGTCGCGACCGCGTCGACGTGGCCCTGGACGACGTGGCCGTCGAACCGGCCGTCGGCCGGCATCGCTCGCTCGAGGTTGACGACGTCCCCCTCCTCGAGGGTCCCCAGATAGGTCCGCTCGACCGTCTCGGTCGCGAGGAAGACCTCGAACCACGTGCCCGTCTCGAAGCGTTCGACCGTTAGGCAGACGCCGCTGACGCTGATGCTCTGGCCGTGCTCGAGGCCCGTCGCGACCTCGTCGGCGCCGATGCGGAGTCGGAGGCCGTCGTCGGTCCGCTCGCGGGCGACGATCTCGCCGGTCTCCTCGACGATTCCCGTGAACATACTCGAAGGTCCGAGTCGACGGATAAAGCCGTTCCGAACTCGGAACTCGTTCCAGTTCTGTGGCGACTCGAGGGTCGCCGGCGGCAGTGACGGAGTCGCCGCGCTTTTGACCGCATCGTTCGTACGCCGGGGTAATGGCCGGTATCATCGACACGATCAAACTCGCGGGGACGCTCGTCTTCGCGCTTCCCGCTGCCATGGCCGGGATCCAGTTCCTGATCGACGGGAACACGCTCGTCGGCGTGACCCTGCTCACCCTCGCGGTGTTACTCGTCGTCGTCCAGCACTGGCTGACCATGCCGTCGGACATCCCGGAACTGGCCGTCAAACGGGTCGTCGGATCGATCGCCAGCGACCCGGAAGCCGAGTCGGACGACGACCGCGACGTGGTGGACGTCACTCCCGAAGACGAACGACGATAGTGGCTAACCACCGATAGTTATCTCGTTCGAGCGGCTATCGAACGGGTAGATGAGCGACCTCGTCATCGGACTCATCCACGCGGTCAATCTCCTCATCGAGGGCGTCCTGCGCGTTTACGATCGAATAACTGACTCGGAAGCGGACGCGAACAACGAGGCAGGCGACGAGCGCTCGACGGCTGACGCCGACGGCGACCACTGAGCGTTTCGGAGGCCGCTACTCCTCACTCCTCCAGCAACGCCCGCGGCTCGAGCGAGCGCGACGGCGCCGCCAGATAGGTCGCCCGCTCCCCGGGATCGCCTCTCTCGAGGAGGTCGCCGATCCGCAGCCAGCGGTCGCCGTCGACCCGCACCGCCGACTCGAGTCGCACGACACTTCCGGGCTCGATCTCGTCGCCGCCCGCGAGCGGTCGCTCTCGGGGCTCGAGCCCGACGCCGCCGACCCGCGTCACGACAGCGTCGGGGTCCTCGAAGCCAAACGCGCGGACCTCGGCCTCGAGGTCGGCCTCGACGGCGGTGACCGACTCGGCGTCGGCGGTCAGCATCGCCGCCGCGGAGCGAAACGACTGGGTCGCGCCGACGTGGGCCCGCCGCTCCCGACCGCCGTCGCCGTCGACGACGAGCGTACGGACGAGACCCCCGTGGTAGCCGTCCGGACCGCGAGGCGCTGTCTCGAGGACGATCGGCTCGGCGGGGCGGAGCGGTTCGTCGGCTGCGTCGGCGCTGCCAGCGGCGACGGTTGCGTCGCGACTCGAGGGCGCGTGTCCGGGATCGGGATTGATGACGGTGTTGCCCGCGGGAAACGCGCCCGCTGCCACGATGCTCTCGTCGATTACCCTCCGGAGCCGGGCCGGGGTCACGGCGTCGCCGTCGGCCACGAGGTGGCCGTCGTCGACCGTCGCGTCCGCGAGCAGCGCGGCCGCGCGGCGGATTCCGGCGCCCGCGGCGGTCTGCGCGGCGGCAATCCGCTCGCGTTCGGCCGGC comes from Haloterrigena salifodinae and encodes:
- a CDS encoding DUF7533 family protein — protein: MAGIIDTIKLAGTLVFALPAAMAGIQFLIDGNTLVGVTLLTLAVLLVVVQHWLTMPSDIPELAVKRVVGSIASDPEAESDDDRDVVDVTPEDERR
- a CDS encoding riboflavin synthase, whose translation is MFTGIVEETGEIVARERTDDGLRLRIGADEVATGLEHGQSISVSGVCLTVERFETGTWFEVFLATETVERTYLGTLEEGDVVNLERAMPADGRFDGHVVQGHVDAVATVTEIESVEEDWFFEFELPEGYAKYVVEKGSITLDGISLTVADLDEGVASKTQRDRGGEAAEAAGRVTVAIIPTTYDLTTLSEKSVGDRVHLEVDVLAKYVERLLEARFE
- a CDS encoding M24 family metallopeptidase — encoded protein: MTDADSTANDAVDTAGAPVGSVAERLESRLADTLERRDAVAFVHVGFPRDPGLRYCQVALEDLEELEDQPPAERNQLLTAVAFDGDDREWHAATAADASTHPARALASQLADRVASGTVLTPARLPHDAALYLEEAGFEPASTDVLERARAAKTPAERERIAAAQTAAGAGIRRAAALLADATVDDGHLVADGDAVTPARLRRVIDESIVAAGAFPAGNTVINPDPGHAPSSRDATVAAGSADAADEPLRPAEPIVLETAPRGPDGYHGGLVRTLVVDGDGGRERRAHVGATQSFRSAAAMLTADAESVTAVEADLEAEVRAFGFEDPDAVVTRVGGVGLEPRERPLAGGDEIEPGSVVRLESAVRVDGDRWLRIGDLLERGDPGERATYLAAPSRSLEPRALLEE
- a CDS encoding DUF3311 domain-containing protein, whose product is MRRLQLLGWITVGTSLCALAVPWFLWGDSTVVAGLPLWLWWHVGWMWLASVVFWTFAQRAWGIGIEPGREGDSSDASGSEPSGLEHGNRSSRPATGGDRP
- a CDS encoding sodium:solute symporter family protein, with the translated sequence MSVALQLGIIVGYLLLALAVGLVAYRLTDRTAEDFYLASRTLGTVVLLFTTFATLLSAFTFFAGPNIAYAQGPEWILVMGLMDGIIFAVLWYVIGYKQWLLGRQYGYVTLGEMLGDRFGSKRLRGLIAGISLLYLFPYVMLQQVGAGTALEALTEGAVPYAAGSGLITAFMILYVVVAGMRGIAWTDTLQGAFMLVTTWVATIWVLAAVGGPGAATEAIASSEATSGFLSLGSAYYTPQWMLSTAITIGFGVAMFPQVNQRFFAAGSKTVLKRSFALWPILCVLLFVPSFMLGAWAAGLELTVPEGGNVLPIVLAEYTPVWFAALVIAGAMAAMMSSSDSMLLSGSSYFTRDLCRPILAFFGRALSERGEDLIARIGVVVFASAAFLASLWNPATLFELGDAAFSGFAQLALPVLVALYWRRTTRAGITAGILASQTFYLLCLFLSVVPSSYAGWTAGIVGMGVGLLVTVAVSLVTTPAAAERRALYFERLGAD
- a CDS encoding SDR family oxidoreductase, which encodes MDLELDGNSALVTASSSGLGFASAETLAAEGANVMICGRDEERLEEAREKLADTGDGEVRATPTDLTDPDEVSHLVSETVDAFGGIDHLVTSSGGPPSTTFLETDEQDWYQAYDLLVMSVVWTIENAHEHLLESEHGTITCITSRTVREVADGLLLSNSVRRGVIGLVKTVSREFAPEIRANAVLPGTIETPRIEELIEANIERGVYEDYEEGLADMSSDIPMDRLGEPRELGDVVALLSSPRGSFVNGVALPIDGGLLRS